Proteins found in one Manduca sexta isolate Smith_Timp_Sample1 chromosome 8, JHU_Msex_v1.0, whole genome shotgun sequence genomic segment:
- the LOC115451170 gene encoding skin secretory protein xP2, producing MSPRAATSRPGLTAAACADDLINEIEKYNDIGDDIDDSFVELIPGVDPTPRQVEAARREYERLHPPKQPTPPPPPKEPTPPPPPKEPTPPPAPAPEPAPAPPAEGAPPAEGAPAAPPAEGAAPPAEGAVPPAPAEGAPAPPAEGAPAAPPAEGAPAAPAEGAAPAAAPPAEGAPAAPAEGAAPAAPPAEGAPAPAPPAEGTAPPADGAAPPPAAPAAPPAEGAPAPAAAPPAEGAAPAAPAADPAAAPAPAPAPAPEPAPAPAPAEGAAPPAPAAEPAPAVALPAEAAPAAPAPEAAPAPPQA from the coding sequence ATGTCCCCGCGAGCCGCGACCAGTCGGCCAGGGCTCACCGCCGCCGCCTGTGCAGATGACCTCATCAACGAGATCGAGAAGTACAACGACATCGGCGACGACATCGACGACTCCTTCGTGGAGCTCATCCCGGGTGTCGACCCCACGCCGCGCCAAGTGGAGGCCGCGCGCAGAGAGTACGAGCGCCTGCATCCGCCCAAGCAgcccacgccgccgccgccgccaaaGGAACCAACGCCTCCGCCGCCACCCAAGGAGCCCACTCCTCCTCCTGCGCCCGCGCCTGAACCCGCTCCCGCGCCCCCCGCCGAAGGCGCTCCGCCTGCCGAGGGAGCACCCGCCGCCCCTCCAGCTGAGGGAGCTGCACCACCAGCCGAAGGCGCTGTTCCCCCAGCTCCTGCAGAGGGCGCGCCCGCACCTCCGGCCGAGGGAGCCCCGGCTGCTCCACCGGCAGAAGGTGCTCCGGCGGCTCCGGCGGAAGGAGCCGCCCCGGCGGCCGCTCCTCCGGCTGAAGGTGCTCCGGCAGCTCCTGCCGAAGGAGCGGCACCTGCTGCCCCACCCGCGGAGGGAGCGCCCGCTCCTGCTCCCCCGGCGGAGGGTACCGCTCCTCCTGCTGATGGTGCCGCACCCCCACCGGCTGCCCCCGCCGCACCTCCAGCAGAGGGAGCTCCAGCTCCCGCTGCGGCCCCGCCCGCAGAAGGAGCGGCTCCGGCCGCACCGGCTGCGGACCCAGCTGCGGCACCTGCCCCTGCTCCTGCCCCCGCTCCCGAACCGGCACCGGCACCTGCCCCGGCAGAAGGCGCTGCCCCACCGGCGCCGGCTGCCGAGCCCGCGCCCGCGGTGGCTCTCCCGGCGGAGGCTGCGCCTGCCGCGCCGGCACCAGAAGCAGCGCCCGCCCCTCCCCAAGCCTAG